A section of the Pseudomonas flavescens genome encodes:
- a CDS encoding DUF6776 family protein: protein MAVPSAFYLGSWWQARATQEQGVEAQAMQVRLDEQARELDELRQRMAVLSSGEQLAQQSNEQSRLNIKLLEEQNFKQQQELAFYKGVLAPDSRVDGLLIRSVDIHPTEQAGLFRFKIMLSRVGKDDKPLQGRLHVQVDGRQAGKAKSLQLGQLSGDLPEGSTDQSIPFAFKHLQAIPEGGRLGELQLPEGFEPKQIRIKADVEGGKPVERQIEWTD, encoded by the coding sequence ATGGCCGTGCCCAGCGCTTTCTATCTGGGAAGCTGGTGGCAGGCCAGGGCGACGCAGGAGCAGGGCGTCGAAGCGCAGGCGATGCAGGTTCGCCTGGACGAACAGGCGCGGGAGCTCGACGAGCTGCGTCAGCGCATGGCGGTGCTCAGCAGCGGCGAGCAACTGGCTCAGCAGTCCAATGAGCAGAGTCGTCTGAATATCAAGTTGCTCGAAGAACAGAACTTCAAGCAGCAACAGGAGCTAGCCTTCTATAAGGGAGTATTGGCTCCGGACAGCCGCGTCGATGGGCTGCTCATCCGCAGTGTCGACATCCATCCCACTGAGCAGGCGGGGTTGTTCCGCTTCAAGATCATGCTCAGTCGGGTCGGCAAGGATGACAAACCCTTGCAAGGGCGTTTGCATGTGCAGGTGGATGGGCGCCAGGCAGGCAAGGCGAAAAGCCTGCAGTTAGGGCAATTGAGCGGCGATTTGCCAGAGGGGTCGACCGACCAGTCGATTCCATTCGCCTTCAAGCACCTGCAGGCGATTCCGGAAGGCGGACGTCTCGGCGAGCTGCAGCTCCCCGAGGGGTTCGAGCCGAAGCAGATACGTATCAAGGCCGATGTCGAGGGTGGCAAGCCCGTCGAGCGTCAAATCGAATGGACTGACTGA
- a CDS encoding bactofilin family protein, producing MWNKGKGKADMQRFTGKTSLIAAGAAFRGDLEFQGAVQIDGRVLGDIRTEEGLVRVSVDGQVEGEVRAPHIVIDGEIIGDVYATQHVELGPKARVRGNLYYGLMEMAMGAQVEGGLRPIKEQGRPLELPESVDDVE from the coding sequence ATGTGGAATAAAGGCAAAGGCAAGGCAGACATGCAGCGTTTCACTGGCAAGACCAGCCTGATCGCCGCAGGCGCGGCATTTCGCGGTGATCTGGAGTTTCAGGGGGCCGTGCAGATCGATGGCAGGGTGCTTGGCGATATTCGCACCGAGGAAGGCCTGGTGCGGGTCAGTGTCGATGGCCAGGTTGAAGGTGAAGTGCGAGCCCCCCATATAGTGATCGATGGCGAGATCATCGGTGATGTCTACGCCACTCAGCACGTCGAGTTGGGGCCTAAGGCTCGGGTGCGCGGCAACCTCTACTACGGCCTGATGGAAATGGCCATGGGGGCGCAGGTCGAGGGTGGTTTGCGGCCGATCAAGGAACAGGGTAGACCGTTGGAGCTACCGGAGAGCGTGGACGACGTAGAATAG
- the erpA gene encoding iron-sulfur cluster insertion protein ErpA: MSVETFTPTAAMQFTQGAASKVKNLVDEEGNPRLKLRVFVTGGGCSGFQYGFTFDEDVADDDTIIEREGVALVVDPMSFQYLVGAEVDYQEGLEGSRFVIKNPNATTTCGCGSSFSI; this comes from the coding sequence ATGAGCGTCGAAACCTTCACCCCCACCGCAGCGATGCAGTTCACGCAAGGGGCGGCAAGCAAGGTTAAGAACCTGGTTGATGAAGAGGGCAACCCGCGTCTGAAGCTGCGCGTATTCGTCACTGGTGGCGGCTGCTCCGGTTTCCAGTACGGTTTTACCTTCGATGAAGACGTTGCCGATGATGACACCATCATCGAGCGCGAAGGTGTCGCTCTGGTCGTCGATCCGATGAGTTTTCAGTATCTGGTAGGCGCCGAAGTTGATTATCAGGAAGGCCTGGAAGGATCGCGTTTCGTGATCAAGAACCCCAATGCGACCACCACCTGTGGCTGCGGGTCTTCGTTCTCGATCTGA
- the hemJ gene encoding protoporphyrinogen oxidase HemJ: MLYLWIKALHIVAMVCWFAGLFYLPRLFVYHAMSEDAPSRERFSTMQRKLYRGIMTPAMIATLALGIGLLVMVPGWMSQGWMHAKLTLVLLLVGYHHVCGAMYKRLARGENKRSHVFYRWFNEVPVLLLIAIVILVVVKPF; encoded by the coding sequence ATGCTCTACCTGTGGATCAAAGCTCTGCATATCGTCGCCATGGTCTGCTGGTTTGCCGGTCTGTTCTACCTGCCACGTCTGTTCGTGTACCACGCCATGAGCGAGGACGCGCCAAGCCGTGAACGCTTCAGCACCATGCAGCGCAAACTGTATCGCGGGATCATGACCCCGGCGATGATCGCCACTCTCGCACTCGGCATCGGCCTGCTGGTGATGGTGCCGGGCTGGATGAGCCAGGGCTGGATGCACGCCAAACTGACACTGGTGCTGCTGCTGGTGGGCTACCACCATGTTTGCGGCGCCATGTACAAGCGCCTGGCCCGTGGCGAGAACAAGCGTAGTCACGTGTTCTATCGCTGGTTCAACGAAGTACCGGTATTGCTGCTGATCGCCATCGTCATTCTGGTGGTGGTCAAACCGTTCTGA
- a CDS encoding NAD(P)H-dependent flavin oxidoreductase, whose product MSLPPLLENRLRLPLVAAPMFLVSNPALVTACCNNGIVGSFPALNQRDSKGFESWLEEIEAGLQQDSAPFAVNLIVHASNPRLEQDLAICAAHRVPIIITSLGAVKEVVDAVHAYGGLVFHDVTTRRHAEKAAEAGVDGLIAVAAGAGGHAGTWSPFALIAEIRQFFDKTVLLAGALNSGHEMLAAQILGADLAYMGTRFVATQESAAAQDYKQMIIEARASDIIHTPAVSGVPASFMRQSLERAGFDLRTLRGAPPDAKLKPLDEEAKAWKTVWSAGQGVGGISDLPSAGELIARLDDEYRRAMRSKLSAS is encoded by the coding sequence ATGTCCCTGCCCCCCCTGCTGGAAAACCGCCTGCGCCTTCCGCTGGTCGCCGCGCCGATGTTCCTGGTCTCCAACCCTGCACTGGTAACCGCCTGCTGCAACAACGGCATCGTTGGCAGTTTCCCCGCCCTGAACCAGCGTGACAGTAAAGGCTTCGAGAGCTGGCTCGAGGAAATCGAAGCGGGCCTGCAGCAGGATAGCGCCCCCTTCGCTGTCAATCTGATCGTCCATGCCAGCAACCCGCGCCTGGAGCAGGACCTGGCCATCTGCGCAGCCCACCGGGTGCCGATCATCATCACCAGCCTCGGTGCGGTGAAAGAGGTCGTCGATGCCGTACATGCCTATGGTGGCCTGGTCTTTCATGACGTCACCACGCGCCGGCATGCGGAAAAGGCCGCCGAGGCGGGTGTCGACGGGCTCATCGCGGTCGCTGCGGGCGCCGGGGGCCATGCGGGGACCTGGAGTCCCTTTGCGTTGATCGCGGAGATCCGCCAGTTCTTCGACAAGACCGTACTGCTGGCAGGTGCTCTCAACAGCGGCCATGAAATGCTCGCTGCGCAGATACTCGGGGCCGACCTGGCGTATATGGGCACTCGTTTCGTCGCCACCCAGGAGAGCGCCGCCGCGCAGGACTACAAGCAGATGATCATCGAGGCGCGGGCCAGCGACATCATTCACACGCCTGCGGTGTCCGGCGTACCGGCCAGCTTCATGCGCCAGAGCCTGGAACGAGCGGGTTTCGATTTGCGCACCCTGCGGGGCGCTCCCCCAGATGCCAAGCTCAAGCCGCTCGACGAGGAAGCCAAGGCGTGGAAGACCGTCTGGTCGGCGGGTCAGGGCGTCGGCGGAATCAGTGACCTGCCGTCAGCAGGTGAGCTGATCGCTCGCCTGGATGACGAATACCGACGGGCCATGCGGTCGAAGCTTTCTGCAAGCTGA